A window from Enterocloster bolteae encodes these proteins:
- a CDS encoding MazG family protein → MYTFDDLVGIIAKLRSPEGCPWDREQTFESLKKCLADETEEVFQAIDNKDMENLCEELGDVLLQVILNSQIAKEEGRFTIDDVIDGLCRKMVRRHPHVFGGVKVNSVEEGTALWNQIKMQEKAKKP, encoded by the coding sequence ATGTATACATTTGATGACCTTGTGGGAATAATAGCAAAGCTGCGGTCGCCTGAGGGCTGTCCCTGGGACAGGGAGCAGACCTTTGAGAGCCTGAAAAAATGTCTGGCCGATGAGACCGAGGAAGTATTCCAGGCCATAGACAACAAGGATATGGAAAACCTGTGCGAGGAGCTGGGGGACGTACTGCTCCAGGTCATCCTGAACAGCCAGATTGCAAAGGAAGAAGGCAGGTTTACGATTGACGATGTAATTGACGGATTATGCCGGAAAATGGTACGAAGGCACCCCCACGTATTTGGCGGTGTAAAGGTGAATTCCGTGGAGGAAGGAACCGCCCTCTGGAATCAGATAAAAATGCAGGAAAAAGCCAAAAAACCTTGA